A genomic stretch from Pomacea canaliculata isolate SZHN2017 linkage group LG2, ASM307304v1, whole genome shotgun sequence includes:
- the LOC112558186 gene encoding uncharacterized protein LOC112558186, with product MSLGSVIVLLSLLASASGHGRLMDPPSRSSMWRVGYDTPKNYNDNALFCGGFQNQYGPQGGKCGICGDPYQGPRDNEVGGKYYSGTITRVYKQGDMIKIAVEITANHLGWFEFKVCPADGSNKEVSQSCLDKHVLTIEEGSETKYFLGSKIGWVNLRARLPRDVTCDKCVFQWKWHTGNSWGVDPDGTTGIGYGPQEEFYGCANIAIHSVPGSGSGSEVTTPDMIQSATPSPATTRPVIPIVGTCFAVSPMWKGQPQLDQWCDYNCRRGQLSGRLRMSVKLPQSLTYSASPSRLAFFV from the exons ATGTCTCTGGGGTCTGTGATCGTGTTGCTCAGCCTCTTGGCGTCCGCCAGTGGACATGGTCGTCTGATGGACCCACCTTCCAGGTCTTCCATGTGGCGCGTGGGCTACGACACACCCAAAAACTATAACGACAATGCTCTGTTTTGCGGAGGCTTTCAG AACCAGTATGGTCCGCAAGGCGGCAAGTGTGGGATCTGTGGCGACCCCTATCAGGGTCCGCGTGACAACGAGGTTGGCGGCAAGTACTACAGCGGGACCATCACCAGGGTGTACAAGCAGGGAGACATGATAAAAATCGCCGTCGAGATAACCGCCAACCATCTAGGCTGGTTCGAGTTCAAGGTCTGCCCTGCTGATGGCAGCAACAA GGAAGTCAGCCAGTCATGCCTGGATAAGCACGTGCTAACGATCGAAGAAGGATCAGAAACAAAGTACTTCTTGGGCTCGAAGATTGGCTGGGTCAACCTCCGGGCAAGGCTTCCTCgggatgtgacttgtgacaaatGCGTTTTTCAGTGGAAGTGGCACACTG GCAACTCGTGGGGAGTGGACCCAGATGGAACCACGGGCATAGGCTACGGACCGCAAGAGGAGTTCTACGGCTGCGCTAACATCGCCATCCATTCCGTTCCCGGGTCCGGGTCCGGGTCAGAGGTCACCACACCCGACATGATCCAGTCCGCCACTCCCAGCCCAGCAACGACGCGTCCGGTGATCCCGATTGTCGGCACCTGCTTCGCGGTCAGCCCCATGTGGAAGGGGCAGCCCCAGCTGGACCAGTGGTGCGACTACAACTGCAGGAGAGGGCAACTGTCCGGACGTCTGCGCATGTCAGTGAAGCTTCCACAAAGCCTGACATATTCGGCATCTCCTTCCCGGCTAGCTTTTTTTGTGTAG
- the LOC112555284 gene encoding uncharacterized protein LOC112555284: MCSFLFLVVFLDLLTSACGHGRLMEPPSRSSMWREGFNTPRNDDDNALSCGGFWNQHGIHGGKCGICGDPYQGPRENEAGGKYATGVISRVYKQGQTIDVIVEVTANHLGWFEFKICPQNNPKMEATQECLDKHVLRLSDGSATRYYIGSQSGSIPARVQLPQDITCSHCVLQWKWHAGNSWGVDPDGTKGLGYGPQEEFYGCADVAISSASGSEAAASLASSTVVSSVVATLDLQPRGQCFAVSPTWRGQPQMDTWCDYSCTVTGYCPQGLCACP; this comes from the exons atgtgttcatttttattcttggtGGTTTTTCTGGATCTTCTGACATCTGCCTGCGGGCATGGTCGTCTGATGGAACCACCGTCCAGATCCTCGATGTGGAGAGAGGGGTTCAACACTCCCAgaaacgacgacgacaatgccTTGTCCTGTGGTGGCTTTTGG AACCAACATGGCATTCACGGAGGCAAGTGTGGAATCTGTGGCGATCCCTACCAGGGTCCGCgcgaaaacgaggctggtggCAAGTACGCCACGGGGGTAATCAGCAGGGTCTACAAACAGGGACAGACAATCGATGTCATCGTCGAGGTTACTGCCAACCATCTTGGCTGGTTCGAGTTTAAGATTTGCCCGCAAAATAACCCCaaaat GGAGGCTACTCAGGAGTGCCTCGATAAGCACGTGCTTCGTCTGTCGGACGGGTCGGCAACACGATATTACATCGGGTCTCAGTCAGGGTCCATCCCGGCCAGGGTTCAACTGCCTCAGGATATCACTTGCAGCCACTGCGTGTTGCAGTGGaaatggcat GCAGGTAACTCGTGGGGAGTGGACCCAGATGGAACCAAGGGCCTCGGCTACGGACCGCAAGAGGAGTTCTACGGCTGCGCCGACGTGGCCATCTCTTCCGCTTCCGGGTCAGAGGCCGCTGCCTCTCTTGCCTCGTCCACTGTTGTCTCGTCTGTTGTCGCGACCCTTGATCTCCAGCCTCGAGGTCAGTGCTTCGCCGTCAGTCCTACGTGGCGCGGACAGCCACAGATGGACACGTGGTGTGACTACAGCTGCACTGTGACGGGCTATTGTCCACAGGGCTTGTGCGCATGTCCGTAA